CAGGAATGACTTGTCTGCCCTGAGAACCTGATGTTTTTCGCGGTAGAATCCGATCAGCCGCCAGCTGACCAGACTTGTGATTTCCCAGAAAACATACAGCACGATCAGGTTTCCGGCAAACACCAGTCCCATCATCGCGCCCAGGAACAGAACCACCATCAGGTAATATTCATTCTGATTATTGCATTGTTCGATGTATCCGAAGGAATAAAGCACAATCACCGCGCTGATGAAGGAGGAAACCAGCGCCATGAAAAGCGCCAGCTTATCACCTACGAAGATGGATGAAAAACCGAGCGGCATGTGCCGGTCGATCTGGATTATCTGATCATTAACAAAGATCGACTGGATCAGTAGAAGGGATAGAAAAAAAGAGGAAGAACTGAAAAGGAGAGCCATGATGTTTCTGAACAGCTTGGAGATTTTTCCGAAAAAAGGCAGCAGGAACGCGCCAATGGTAGGTATGAAGACGATGCTCAGCAGTATGCTTTTTTCCAACTTGGGCTCCAGGACTTTTTAGTAAGACGCCCGTAATTTACAACGCATTCCGCAGGATTATTTTACTAACATTTCAATGCTTGTCAACAAAAAAAAAATACCGGCTGACACTATCCTCCAGACCTTTTCGGAATAATTTGCCAAAACCCGGTACCATGTGTATCATGTCTCAAAAATATTGCCATGGAGTTTTTTATGAAACTGGAAATTTCAAAAAAGGAATTGCGTCAGGCTCTGAACAATGTCCATAAAACAGTAGCTACACGATCCACCCTGCCGATCCTGAACAATATTTATCTCAAGGCCTATGGAAAGGAAATTTATCTTTTCACTACGAACCTTGAATCATACACTGAGGTGAAGATACCTGCCAATGTGATTGAAGAAGGAGAAATCACTCTTCCTGCCAGGCTGATGCTGGAGATGGTGAACGCCATTTCCTCAGGAAGCGAGGAAATCACTCTGGAGAGCAGCAATCTCAAATCAGCCAGACTTTTTTCCGGTCCCTTCAATTACATGCTCAACGGCATTGAAGCATCTGAATATAAGGAGTATCTGCCTCAGTTCAACCCGGCTTTCAGCTTTTTTATCTCAGGCAGCCTGCTTAAACAGATGATCAATATTGTCCGCTGCGCTGTTGCGACAGATGAAAGCAAACCCAGCATGATGGGAGCCAGGGCTGAATTGAAAGGCAACAATTTCAGGCTGGTGGCCACTGACAGCCGCAGGCTGGCGATCACAAACTGCAGACTGGCTGAATCGGCGGTGGCAG
This genomic stretch from Candidatus Wallbacteria bacterium harbors:
- a CDS encoding proton-conducting transporter membrane subunit, translated to MEKSILLSIVFIPTIGAFLLPFFGKISKLFRNIMALLFSSSSFFLSLLLIQSIFVNDQIIQIDRHMPLGFSSIFVGDKLALFMALVSSFISAVIVLYSFGYIEQCNNQNEYYLMVVLFLGAMMGLVFAGNLIVLYVFWEITSLVSWRLIGFYREKHQVLRADKSFLMTVFGALMMLLGFMMLYNQAGSFDLDAIRHSLGGHPVSGLAV
- the dnaN gene encoding DNA polymerase III subunit beta, with product MKLEISKKELRQALNNVHKTVATRSTLPILNNIYLKAYGKEIYLFTTNLESYTEVKIPANVIEEGEITLPARLMLEMVNAISSGSEEITLESSNLKSARLFSGPFNYMLNGIEASEYKEYLPQFNPAFSFFISGSLLKQMINIVRCAVATDESKPSMMGARAELKGNNFRLVATDSRRLAITNCRLAESAVADHFFLIPGKALNEIYTLIDDQFPVKIQLNDGGNIVGFEINNLKFYSRLLEGEFPDYESFIKSECPISFKTETAAFVESLEGIMPIARENANIVKLFIGDGRITLEAASSETGLAKIEQSCEKKGGNLEISFNARYLIDALNSINAGSVELSFNKPLTPCFIKSADGQGDFIWVIMPIRPA